In Labrys wisconsinensis, the following are encoded in one genomic region:
- the rnk gene encoding nucleoside diphosphate kinase regulator, giving the protein MPTKPAVAAAETRPRITLSAEDHERLSALAQAAGHKASALAADLAAELERAHVLARGRVPEHAVRMDSEVTFRDEAASRSRTVTLVYPGEADIAQGRISILTPVGTALVGVRVGDTIAWTVPSGETRRFTVLAVRERQPA; this is encoded by the coding sequence ATGCCGACGAAACCAGCCGTCGCGGCGGCCGAGACCAGGCCGCGCATCACGCTTTCGGCCGAGGACCACGAGCGCCTGTCGGCGCTCGCCCAGGCTGCCGGCCACAAAGCGTCCGCGCTGGCGGCGGATCTCGCCGCGGAGCTGGAGAGGGCGCATGTGCTGGCGCGCGGCCGCGTGCCGGAGCACGCCGTGCGCATGGACAGCGAGGTCACCTTCCGCGACGAGGCCGCGAGCCGCAGCCGTACCGTGACCCTGGTCTATCCCGGAGAGGCCGATATCGCGCAGGGTCGCATTTCGATCCTGACGCCGGTCGGCACCGCCCTGGTCGGCGTGCGCGTCGGCGACACCATCGCCTGGACGGTGCCGAGCGGCGAGACACGGCGCTTCACCGTGCTGGCGGTGCGCGAGCGTCAGCCGGCGTGA